One segment of Streptomyces sp. NBC_00576 DNA contains the following:
- a CDS encoding MFS transporter, whose product MSETAQATAKAAADSHSNRWKALGFIALAQLMVVLDATIVNIALPSAQQDLGISDGNRQWVITAYALAFGGLLLFGGRIADLWGRKRTFVAGLIGFAAASALGGAATNEATMLGARALQGAFGALLAPAALSLLAVMFTEPKERAKAFGIYGAIAGGGGAVGFILGGVLTEYLDWRWTFFVNIPFAVIAALGAYFVIREPSGSRNRSPLDIPGVVLSILGLVTLVYAFTRAESDGWGDSTTVGLFFAAAVLLAAFVFTESKVKAPLLPLRVITERNRGGVYLSLGLAIIALFGLFLFLTYYMQLVKGYSPVKTGLAFLPLIGGLMVGSTQIGTRLITRVPPRLLMAPGFLLAGTGMFFLTRLEIDTSYASVILPGLVLLGLGMGTAFMPALSLSTHGVEPRDSGVASAMVNTSQQVGGAIGTALLNTIAASATTSYIKDHIAGAGSRTQQQLVQLEGQVHGYTNAIWFAVGILVLAATIAATFINTGKPEVGPASGEGAEDEMKIPVMAH is encoded by the coding sequence ATGTCTGAAACGGCTCAGGCCACCGCCAAGGCGGCAGCCGACTCCCATTCCAACCGCTGGAAAGCGCTCGGCTTCATCGCGCTCGCCCAGCTGATGGTCGTGCTGGACGCAACCATCGTGAACATCGCGTTGCCGTCCGCCCAGCAGGACCTGGGCATATCCGACGGCAACCGCCAGTGGGTCATCACGGCGTACGCCCTGGCCTTCGGCGGCCTCCTGCTCTTCGGCGGCCGTATCGCGGATCTCTGGGGCCGCAAGCGCACCTTCGTCGCCGGTCTGATCGGCTTCGCCGCCGCGTCCGCCCTCGGCGGCGCGGCCACCAACGAGGCGACGATGCTCGGCGCCCGTGCCCTCCAGGGTGCCTTCGGCGCGCTGCTCGCGCCCGCCGCGCTCTCCCTGCTCGCCGTGATGTTCACGGAGCCCAAGGAGCGCGCCAAGGCGTTCGGCATCTACGGCGCGATCGCCGGTGGCGGCGGCGCCGTGGGCTTCATCCTCGGCGGCGTCCTGACCGAGTACCTGGACTGGCGCTGGACGTTCTTCGTGAACATCCCGTTCGCGGTCATCGCCGCGCTCGGCGCGTACTTCGTCATCCGTGAGCCGTCCGGCAGCCGCAACCGCTCGCCGCTCGACATCCCGGGCGTCGTCCTGTCCATCCTCGGTCTGGTCACGCTCGTCTACGCCTTCACCCGCGCCGAGTCCGACGGCTGGGGCGACTCCACGACAGTCGGCCTGTTCTTCGCCGCAGCGGTGCTGCTCGCCGCGTTCGTCTTCACCGAGTCCAAGGTCAAGGCCCCGCTGCTGCCGCTGCGCGTCATCACCGAGCGCAACCGCGGAGGCGTCTACCTCTCCCTCGGCCTCGCGATCATCGCGTTGTTCGGCCTGTTCCTCTTCCTGACCTACTACATGCAGCTCGTGAAGGGCTACTCGCCGGTCAAGACCGGCCTCGCCTTCCTTCCGTTGATCGGCGGCCTGATGGTGGGCTCCACGCAGATCGGCACCCGCCTGATAACCCGGGTTCCCCCGCGCCTGCTGATGGCTCCGGGCTTCCTGCTCGCCGGGACCGGCATGTTCTTCCTCACCCGGCTGGAGATCGACACCTCGTACGCCAGTGTCATCCTGCCGGGGCTGGTGCTGCTCGGCCTCGGCATGGGTACGGCGTTCATGCCCGCCCTCTCCCTGTCCACGCACGGTGTCGAGCCGCGTGACTCCGGTGTCGCCTCCGCGATGGTCAACACCTCGCAGCAGGTGGGCGGCGCGATAGGTACGGCCCTGCTGAACACGATCGCCGCCTCCGCGACGACCTCGTACATCAAGGACCACATCGCCGGCGCGGGCTCCAGGACCCAGCAGCAGCTGGTCCAGCTGGAGGGTCAGGTGCACGGGTACACCAACGCGATCTGGTTCGCCGTCGGCATCCTCGTGCTCGCCGCGACGATCGCCGCGACCTTCATCAACACCGGCAAGCCGGAAGTCGGTCCGGCCTCCGGCGAGGGTGCCGAGGACGAGATGAAGATCCCGGTGATGGCCCACTGA
- a CDS encoding oxidoreductase, with protein MATTQPVALVTGASTGIGKAAALALAAAGFETVGTSRKTSGADRRDGVTFLALDVGSDESVAAAVEQVIERFGRIDVLVNNAGIGSSGAWEENSLAQAERLFNINVFGVMRMTKAVLPHMRSQGSGRIINISSVLGFLPAPYMANYSASKHALEGYTESLDHEIREQGVRALIVQPGGTKSSFEANTVEPDMPMDIYAEQRRIADKLALAVNEEGDDPDVVAKAIVAAATDSKPKVRYTAGRQARLVSAAHRILPAGVFDGQVRKTNKLAG; from the coding sequence ATGGCGACAACCCAGCCGGTGGCACTCGTGACAGGCGCGTCCACCGGTATCGGAAAGGCAGCAGCTCTCGCGCTTGCCGCAGCGGGTTTCGAGACGGTGGGAACGAGCCGGAAGACGTCGGGAGCCGACCGTCGTGACGGCGTGACGTTCCTCGCCCTCGACGTGGGCAGCGACGAATCGGTCGCTGCCGCGGTCGAGCAGGTGATCGAGCGGTTCGGGCGGATCGACGTCCTGGTCAACAACGCGGGCATCGGCTCCTCGGGCGCGTGGGAGGAAAACTCTCTCGCTCAGGCCGAGCGCCTCTTCAACATCAACGTCTTCGGTGTGATGCGCATGACCAAGGCCGTTCTCCCGCACATGCGCTCCCAGGGAAGCGGGCGCATCATCAACATCTCGTCCGTCCTCGGCTTCCTCCCCGCGCCCTACATGGCCAACTACTCGGCGTCCAAGCACGCGCTCGAGGGGTACACCGAGTCCCTGGACCACGAGATCCGCGAACAGGGGGTCCGTGCCCTTATCGTCCAGCCGGGCGGCACCAAGTCCTCCTTCGAGGCGAACACTGTCGAGCCCGACATGCCCATGGACATCTACGCGGAGCAGCGGCGCATCGCCGACAAGCTGGCGCTGGCGGTCAACGAGGAGGGCGACGACCCCGACGTCGTCGCGAAGGCAATCGTCGCGGCCGCCACCGACTCCAAGCCGAAGGTGCGGTACACCGCCGGCCGGCAAGCCCGGCTCGTCAGCGCGGCGCACCGTATCCTTCCCGCCGGGGTCTTCGACGGACAGGTCCGCAAGACCAACAAGCTCGCCGGCTGA
- a CDS encoding MFS transporter has protein sequence MPSTTDGRPRKLPFVVLVLSAGTFLMGTTEFVVAGLLPEIADDLNVSVSHAGLLITAFAAGMIVGAPAMAIATLRLPRRSTLILALAVFALGHLVAALSSSFTLVLTARVVTALATGTFWCVGALVATTAAGPAATSRALGMLLGGLTVATVAGVPLGAWLGQLSGWRGPFWVLAVLSAGAAAVIGQYIPTDVRSEAPSVRAEFAALRDVRVWLTLSAMTLLMGGVLATYTYISPLLTERAGIPNGAVPMVLTGYGLGALLGTTVGGRLGDRRPLATLLTSAGTTTLVLLLLTWLSPNPVAAVVLVTLMGMTGFAATPVLGALALRFSSSAPTLVSGLSGAAPNVGIAVGSWTAGIALTSPLAQAGPPLVGTVAVALTLVPLAVLALMRATRSETPPPQPRAATEQAIGCGLQDLG, from the coding sequence ATGCCATCCACGACCGACGGCCGACCCCGCAAGCTGCCTTTCGTCGTCCTGGTGCTGTCCGCTGGGACATTTCTCATGGGTACCACCGAATTCGTCGTCGCGGGCCTGCTGCCCGAGATCGCCGACGATCTGAATGTCAGCGTGTCTCACGCGGGTCTGCTGATCACAGCGTTCGCGGCAGGAATGATCGTCGGGGCGCCGGCGATGGCGATCGCGACGCTGCGCCTGCCCCGGCGCTCCACACTGATCCTCGCGCTCGCCGTCTTCGCCCTCGGCCACCTGGTCGCCGCGCTCAGCTCGTCCTTCACACTCGTGCTCACCGCCCGCGTGGTGACCGCGCTGGCCACCGGCACCTTCTGGTGCGTCGGCGCCCTCGTGGCCACGACCGCGGCAGGGCCGGCAGCGACGTCACGGGCCCTAGGCATGCTCCTGGGAGGTCTGACCGTGGCCACCGTGGCCGGCGTACCTCTGGGCGCGTGGCTGGGGCAGCTGTCGGGCTGGCGCGGCCCGTTCTGGGTGCTCGCCGTACTGTCGGCCGGGGCGGCGGCGGTCATCGGCCAGTACATCCCCACCGACGTGCGAAGCGAAGCACCTTCCGTCCGGGCCGAGTTCGCCGCGCTGCGGGATGTCCGGGTCTGGCTGACGCTGAGTGCCATGACGCTGCTGATGGGCGGTGTCCTGGCGACGTATACCTACATCTCGCCCCTGCTCACCGAACGGGCCGGCATCCCCAATGGAGCCGTGCCCATGGTTTTGACCGGCTACGGCCTGGGCGCCCTGCTGGGCACCACGGTCGGCGGGCGCCTGGGCGACCGCCGCCCCCTTGCCACGCTCCTCACCTCTGCCGGCACGACCACGCTGGTGCTGCTGTTGTTGACCTGGCTCTCCCCGAACCCGGTGGCGGCCGTCGTCCTGGTGACACTCATGGGGATGACCGGCTTCGCCGCGACCCCGGTGCTCGGCGCGCTTGCCCTGCGCTTCTCCAGTTCCGCGCCCACCCTGGTCTCCGGCCTCAGCGGCGCGGCGCCCAACGTGGGCATCGCCGTCGGCTCCTGGACGGCGGGCATCGCCCTGACCTCACCGCTGGCGCAGGCAGGGCCCCCGCTGGTCGGCACCGTGGCGGTCGCGCTCACCCTCGTACCCCTGGCCGTACTCGCGCTGATGCGCGCCACCCGCTCCGAGACGCCCCCGCCTCAGCCCCGAGCAGCCACAGAACAGGCGATCGGGTGCGGACTTCAGGACCTCGGCTGA
- a CDS encoding zinc-dependent alcohol dehydrogenase family protein: protein MRGAVIHAPGDVRFETLDDPKISRPTDAIIRTVATCVCGSDLWPYRGAEPVDEPHPMGHEYVGIVEEVGSEVAHVKPGQFVVGSFATSDNTCPNCLNGWQSSCLHREFMSTCQADYVRIPNAHGTLVATDEHPDAEMVPSLLAVSDVMGTGWYAALAAEVKPGSTAVVVGDGAVGLCGVIAARELGAERIIAMSRHESRQKLALEFGATDIISGRGDEGIARVKDLTGGIGADSVLECVGTAESMRQALHSARPGGNVGFVGVPHEVSVEGQELFFSQVGLRGGPAPVRRYLPDLIDRVLSGRINPGKVFDLTLPLDQVAEGYKAMDERRAIKALLKP, encoded by the coding sequence ATGCGCGGAGCAGTCATTCACGCCCCCGGCGACGTGCGCTTCGAGACCCTGGACGACCCGAAGATCAGCCGTCCGACCGACGCGATCATCCGCACGGTCGCCACCTGCGTGTGCGGCTCGGACCTGTGGCCCTACCGCGGCGCTGAACCGGTGGACGAGCCCCATCCCATGGGGCACGAGTACGTCGGCATCGTCGAGGAGGTCGGCAGCGAGGTCGCCCACGTCAAGCCGGGCCAGTTCGTCGTCGGGTCGTTCGCCACCTCGGACAACACCTGCCCGAACTGTCTGAACGGCTGGCAGTCCTCCTGCCTGCACCGTGAGTTCATGAGCACCTGTCAGGCCGACTACGTCCGCATCCCCAACGCCCACGGCACCCTCGTCGCCACCGACGAGCACCCCGACGCCGAGATGGTGCCCAGCCTGCTCGCGGTCTCCGACGTGATGGGCACCGGCTGGTACGCCGCCCTCGCCGCCGAGGTGAAGCCAGGCTCCACCGCCGTCGTCGTCGGTGACGGAGCGGTCGGTCTGTGCGGTGTCATCGCCGCCAGGGAACTGGGCGCGGAGCGGATCATCGCCATGAGCCGCCACGAGTCCCGGCAGAAGCTGGCCCTCGAGTTCGGCGCCACCGACATCATCAGCGGACGCGGCGACGAAGGCATCGCCCGCGTCAAGGACCTCACCGGCGGCATCGGCGCCGACTCGGTTCTGGAGTGCGTCGGCACCGCCGAGTCCATGCGGCAGGCTCTGCACTCCGCCCGCCCCGGCGGCAACGTGGGCTTCGTCGGCGTCCCGCACGAGGTTTCGGTCGAGGGCCAGGAGCTGTTCTTCTCCCAGGTCGGCCTGCGCGGTGGCCCCGCCCCGGTGCGCCGCTACCTGCCCGACCTGATCGACCGGGTCCTGTCCGGCCGGATCAATCCGGGCAAGGTCTTCGACCTCACCCTGCCCCTGGACCAGGTCGCCGAGGGCTACAAGGCGATGGACGAACGCCGCGCCATCAAGGCCCTCCTCAAGCCCTGA
- a CDS encoding SDR family NAD(P)-dependent oxidoreductase: MTTFALIGAGPGLGLATARLFGTAGHSIALIARNTEKLASLTAELAGDGIEARGFAADVLDIESLTAALYTAGTSLGTVEILQYSPVPRADFMQPVLDTSADDLDAPLAFSVKGPVTAVNAVLPGMRELGRGTLLFVNGSSAVRPNPNVAGTSVAFAAESAYARMLHDTLAPQNIHVAQLIVPGAIRPDAEHNSPDALARRLYDIHRERDSFRHYSEPLPD; this comes from the coding sequence GTGACCACTTTCGCTCTCATCGGTGCCGGACCCGGCCTCGGGCTCGCCACCGCCCGCCTCTTCGGAACCGCCGGCCACTCCATCGCCCTCATCGCCCGCAACACGGAGAAGCTGGCCAGCCTGACAGCCGAACTGGCCGGCGACGGCATCGAGGCCCGCGGCTTCGCCGCCGACGTCCTCGACATCGAGTCCCTGACCGCGGCCCTGTACACGGCCGGTACCTCCCTGGGGACCGTCGAGATCCTCCAGTACAGCCCGGTGCCCCGGGCCGACTTCATGCAGCCGGTCCTGGACACCAGTGCCGATGACCTCGACGCGCCGCTCGCGTTCTCTGTCAAGGGCCCCGTCACCGCGGTGAACGCCGTCCTGCCCGGCATGCGGGAGCTCGGTCGCGGCACGCTGCTGTTCGTCAACGGCTCCAGCGCCGTACGCCCCAACCCGAACGTCGCCGGCACCTCCGTCGCCTTCGCCGCCGAAAGCGCCTACGCCCGCATGCTCCACGACACCCTCGCCCCGCAGAACATCCACGTCGCCCAGCTGATCGTCCCCGGCGCCATCCGGCCCGACGCCGAACACAACAGCCCCGACGCCCTGGCCCGGCGCCTGTACGACATCCACCGCGAGCGTGACAGCTTCCGCCACTACTCCGAGCCCCTGCCCGACTGA
- a CDS encoding cyclophilin-like fold protein, which translates to MNFAARRALVRAVPVAALLLAVTACAGDSSGATPHSASSSPASSSPASSGQQEASSSAAPIASADRNTAMAIRVTIDGRPVDATLNDSPAARDFADLLPLTLDLEDFHQTERIADLPRRLTTSGAPDPDVPRVGDLAYYAPWGNLALYYRDGDSANADLLILGHVDADADRLGTADRITIEAAS; encoded by the coding sequence ATGAACTTTGCCGCCCGCCGCGCCCTGGTCCGCGCCGTCCCGGTAGCCGCTCTCCTGCTGGCCGTGACCGCCTGTGCCGGCGACTCGTCCGGAGCCACGCCGCACTCCGCGTCCTCCTCCCCGGCGTCCTCCTCCCCGGCGTCCTCGGGGCAGCAGGAGGCATCTTCATCCGCCGCACCCATTGCATCAGCCGACAGGAACACTGCCATGGCCATCCGAGTCACCATCGACGGCCGGCCCGTCGACGCCACTCTGAACGACAGCCCTGCCGCCCGCGACTTCGCCGATCTGCTCCCGCTGACCCTGGATCTGGAGGACTTCCACCAGACAGAGCGGATCGCGGACCTGCCGCGCAGGCTGACCACCTCGGGCGCTCCGGACCCCGACGTGCCCCGGGTCGGTGACCTGGCCTACTACGCGCCCTGGGGCAACCTGGCTCTCTACTACCGCGACGGCGACTCCGCCAACGCCGACCTGCTCATCCTCGGCCACGTCGACGCCGACGCCGACCGGCTCGGCACGGCCGACCGCATCACCATCGAAGCCGCCTCCTGA
- a CDS encoding MFS transporter, whose amino-acid sequence MPSTSGTTPGKLPFVVWVLAAGTFLMGTTEFVIAGLLPELSTGLGVSTSQAGLLITAFAVGMIIGAPTMAMATLRLPQRQTLVLALSVFSLGHVVAALSTSFTVVLAARVVTALATGAFWSVGFVVATTAAGPQRATRATGVMIGGLTLANVVGVPIGSFAGQFVGWRGPFWALAALSALAAVCIGRFIPTQEQRATVSLRAEFGALRQGRLWLALSAAMLIMGGVLATYSYVTPLLTDRAGIPAGAVPFVLVAFGVGALGGTTTGGRLGERRPMSTTITAAAATALVLFLMIPLSTNAVTATVLVFLMGLTGFTVNPVVTSLAMRFAGDAPTLTSALTTSAFNVGVAGGSWIAGTALDSSLGLTGPPLVGTVIAVLTLLPLIVLAVRGTSGKSRIVTQRTAPAHAPSDQPARTPSHH is encoded by the coding sequence ATGCCTTCCACATCCGGGACCACCCCCGGCAAGCTTCCCTTCGTCGTCTGGGTGCTGGCCGCCGGCACGTTCCTGATGGGCACCACCGAGTTCGTCATCGCCGGACTGCTGCCCGAACTGTCCACCGGCCTCGGTGTGAGCACCTCCCAGGCCGGTCTGCTGATCACCGCCTTCGCCGTCGGCATGATCATCGGGGCGCCGACCATGGCAATGGCCACCCTGCGCCTGCCCCAGCGCCAGACGTTGGTCCTGGCCCTGTCCGTCTTCAGCCTCGGTCACGTGGTGGCGGCCCTCAGCACCTCCTTCACCGTCGTCCTCGCCGCCCGCGTCGTCACCGCCCTGGCCACCGGGGCGTTCTGGTCCGTCGGTTTCGTCGTCGCCACCACCGCTGCGGGCCCGCAAAGGGCCACGCGCGCGACCGGCGTCATGATCGGCGGGCTGACTCTGGCCAACGTCGTCGGCGTGCCCATTGGCTCCTTCGCCGGCCAGTTCGTCGGCTGGCGCGGCCCGTTCTGGGCCCTGGCCGCCCTCTCCGCGCTCGCCGCCGTCTGCATCGGCCGCTTCATCCCCACCCAGGAGCAGCGCGCGACCGTCTCACTGCGCGCCGAGTTCGGCGCCCTGCGCCAGGGCCGGCTGTGGCTGGCCCTCAGCGCCGCCATGCTGATCATGGGCGGTGTCCTGGCGACGTACAGCTATGTCACCCCGCTGCTGACCGACCGCGCCGGGATACCGGCGGGCGCCGTCCCGTTCGTCCTCGTCGCCTTCGGCGTCGGCGCCCTTGGTGGCACCACCACCGGTGGCCGTCTGGGTGAGCGCCGTCCGATGAGCACCACCATCACCGCCGCCGCGGCCACCGCCCTGGTCCTGTTCCTGATGATCCCGCTGTCCACCAACGCGGTCACGGCCACCGTCCTCGTCTTCCTCATGGGCCTGACCGGATTCACGGTGAACCCCGTCGTCACCTCGCTCGCCATGCGCTTCGCCGGCGACGCCCCCACCCTCACGTCCGCGCTGACCACCTCCGCCTTCAACGTCGGCGTGGCCGGCGGCTCCTGGATCGCCGGTACCGCCCTGGACTCGTCCCTCGGGCTGACCGGCCCGCCCCTGGTGGGCACGGTCATCGCCGTACTCACCCTGCTCCCGCTCATCGTCCTCGCCGTCCGCGGCACCTCCGGCAAGAGCCGCATCGTCACCCAGCGCACCGCCCCGGCCCACGCGCCGAGTGACCAACCCGCACGGACGCCGTCACATCACTGA
- a CDS encoding SDR family NAD(P)-dependent oxidoreductase, translated as MNPTYDFTGQVALVTGAGAGMGLATARAFAESGAAVALTDIDEAALDAAAKELTDAGHHVLALTCDVSDEDQAAAVVDRTVETFGRLDMAYNNAGIQIPPSDAADEPAERFDRVNAINLRGVWTCMKHELRHMRAQGSGAIVNCSSLGGLVGLPGRASYHASKHGVIGLTSSAALEYAPRGIRINAVCPGTIDTPMVSDMIAKGELDRAEAEANQPINRLGTAEEIAQAGLWLCSPGAGFVVGVALPVDGGYVAR; from the coding sequence ATGAACCCCACCTACGACTTCACCGGCCAGGTCGCCCTCGTCACCGGGGCCGGTGCCGGCATGGGCCTGGCGACCGCCCGCGCCTTCGCCGAGTCCGGGGCCGCCGTCGCCCTCACCGACATCGACGAAGCGGCCCTCGACGCCGCCGCGAAGGAACTCACCGACGCCGGCCACCACGTCCTCGCCCTCACCTGCGACGTCAGCGACGAGGACCAGGCCGCCGCCGTGGTCGACCGCACGGTCGAGACCTTCGGCCGCCTGGACATGGCCTACAACAACGCCGGCATCCAGATCCCGCCCAGCGACGCAGCCGACGAACCCGCCGAACGCTTCGACCGCGTCAACGCCATCAATCTCCGCGGCGTGTGGACCTGCATGAAGCACGAGCTGCGGCACATGCGCGCCCAGGGCAGCGGCGCCATCGTCAACTGCTCCTCCCTCGGCGGCCTGGTCGGCCTGCCCGGCCGTGCCTCTTACCACGCCTCCAAGCACGGAGTGATCGGCTTGACCTCCAGCGCGGCCCTGGAGTACGCCCCGCGTGGCATCCGCATCAACGCCGTCTGCCCCGGGACCATCGACACTCCGATGGTCAGCGACATGATCGCCAAGGGGGAACTCGACCGTGCCGAGGCTGAGGCCAACCAGCCCATCAATCGGCTCGGCACCGCCGAGGAGATCGCCCAGGCCGGACTGTGGCTGTGCAGCCCCGGAGCCGGCTTCGTCGTCGGCGTCGCCCTCCCCGTCGACGGCGGCTACGTCGCCCGATAA
- a CDS encoding alpha-galactosidase: MKSPTGAATEGLIHLRAAGVSLVLDLRGNRLPTVLHWGADLGDLTQHELSQLAEAVTMPNMPGSDDVVPRVSLLPEHSTGWPGQPGLTGHRQGADWSPLFTLDSVEAESASVRIRATDRTARLGLVLEAGLTASGLVRMRAVVRNDDSVRPYTLDGLMLALPVPDAATELLDLTGRWCRERAPQRHPFNAGTWLRETRSGRTGPDAALVLTAGTPGFGFGHGEVWGLHLAWSGNHRILAERLPTGRPVVAAGELLLPGEVILGPGEQYTGPWLYASHSDRGLDGLAARFHDHLRARPGHPHRPRPVVLNTWEAVYFDHDLEKLTHLADLGAEAGVERFVLDDGWFRHRRDDRAGLGDWYVDETVWPSGLRPLIDHVRALGMEFGLWVEPEMVNPDSDLARAHPEWILATGGRTPADRRSQQVLDLIHPEAYAYILERLDALLTEYDIAYLKWDHNRELVDAGHSPDGEPAVHAQTLAVYALLDELRARHPGLEIESCSSGGGRVDLAILEHTDRVWASDCNDALERQSINRWTGLLLPPELVGSHIGAARSHTTGRTHDLAFRAGTAFFGHLGIEWDLTRASESDRAELARWITLHKQLRGLLHTGRVVRVDHADPALWAHGVISPDRTEAVFALNAVATSVAAQPGTLRLPGLDPNTTYRLRPLPPADDAPGMERGTPAWCTKDGVTLPGSVLGHVGIRIPGLHPEQLILLHLTSCPSTP, encoded by the coding sequence ATGAAGAGCCCCACCGGTGCCGCAACCGAAGGACTCATCCATCTCCGAGCAGCAGGCGTGAGCCTGGTGCTCGACCTGCGGGGCAACCGCCTGCCCACCGTGCTCCACTGGGGCGCCGATCTCGGCGACCTCACACAGCATGAGCTGTCACAGCTGGCCGAGGCCGTCACCATGCCGAACATGCCGGGATCCGATGACGTCGTGCCGCGGGTGTCGTTGCTGCCCGAGCACAGCACCGGCTGGCCAGGACAGCCGGGATTGACCGGGCACCGCCAAGGCGCCGACTGGTCGCCCCTGTTCACCCTCGACTCGGTGGAGGCCGAGAGCGCCTCGGTACGGATCCGGGCCACCGACCGGACCGCGCGCCTGGGTCTCGTCCTGGAAGCCGGGCTCACCGCCTCCGGGCTGGTGCGGATGCGCGCTGTCGTACGCAACGACGACTCCGTACGGCCGTACACGCTCGACGGGTTGATGCTCGCGCTGCCGGTCCCCGATGCCGCCACCGAACTGCTCGACCTCACTGGCCGCTGGTGCCGTGAACGCGCACCGCAGCGCCATCCCTTCAACGCCGGCACCTGGCTGCGCGAGACCCGCAGCGGGCGCACCGGCCCCGACGCCGCCCTGGTCCTCACGGCCGGCACACCGGGTTTCGGCTTCGGCCACGGCGAGGTGTGGGGCCTGCACCTCGCCTGGAGCGGCAACCACCGGATCCTGGCCGAGCGGCTGCCCACCGGCCGCCCGGTCGTCGCCGCCGGTGAGCTGCTGCTTCCGGGTGAGGTGATCCTCGGCCCCGGCGAGCAGTACACCGGCCCGTGGCTCTACGCCTCCCACAGCGACCGGGGCCTGGACGGACTGGCCGCCCGCTTCCACGACCACCTCCGCGCCCGCCCCGGACACCCGCACCGGCCCCGCCCGGTGGTGCTGAACACCTGGGAAGCCGTCTACTTCGACCACGACCTCGAAAAGCTCACCCACCTCGCCGATCTCGGCGCGGAGGCCGGCGTGGAACGCTTCGTCCTGGACGACGGCTGGTTCCGTCATCGCCGCGACGACCGGGCGGGGCTCGGCGACTGGTACGTGGACGAGACCGTCTGGCCCAGCGGCCTGCGTCCGCTGATCGACCATGTCCGCGCGCTCGGGATGGAGTTCGGCCTGTGGGTCGAACCGGAAATGGTCAACCCCGACTCCGACCTGGCCCGCGCCCACCCCGAATGGATCCTGGCCACCGGTGGCCGCACGCCCGCCGACCGCCGCTCCCAGCAGGTCCTGGACCTCATCCACCCCGAGGCGTACGCGTACATCCTGGAGCGGCTCGACGCCCTGCTCACCGAGTACGACATCGCCTACCTCAAGTGGGACCACAACCGCGAACTCGTCGACGCCGGCCACTCGCCCGACGGCGAACCCGCCGTCCACGCCCAGACCCTCGCCGTCTACGCCCTGCTCGACGAACTGCGCGCACGCCACCCCGGCCTGGAGATCGAATCCTGCTCCAGCGGCGGCGGACGGGTCGACCTCGCCATCCTGGAGCACACCGACCGCGTCTGGGCCAGCGACTGCAACGACGCCCTGGAACGCCAGTCGATCAACCGCTGGACCGGGCTGCTCCTGCCGCCCGAACTCGTCGGCTCCCACATCGGCGCCGCCCGCTCCCACACCACCGGCCGCACCCACGACCTCGCCTTCCGGGCGGGCACCGCGTTCTTCGGCCACCTCGGCATCGAATGGGACCTCACCCGCGCGAGCGAGAGCGACCGCGCCGAACTCGCTCGCTGGATCACTCTCCACAAGCAACTGCGCGGCCTGCTGCACACCGGCCGCGTCGTCCGCGTCGACCATGCCGACCCGGCCCTGTGGGCCCACGGCGTCATCTCCCCCGACCGGACAGAAGCCGTCTTCGCGTTGAATGCCGTGGCCACGTCCGTCGCCGCCCAACCCGGCACGCTACGGCTGCCCGGCCTCGACCCGAACACCACCTACCGCCTGCGCCCGCTGCCCCCGGCCGACGACGCCCCCGGCATGGAACGCGGAACACCCGCCTGGTGCACCAAGGACGGCGTCACCCTGCCCGGCAGCGTCCTGGGACACGTCGGCATCCGGATCCCCGGCCTCCACCCCGAACAGCTCATCCTGCTCCACCTGACCAGCTGTCCCTCCACACCCTGA